A window of the Callospermophilus lateralis isolate mCalLat2 chromosome 7, mCalLat2.hap1, whole genome shotgun sequence genome harbors these coding sequences:
- the Dnali1 gene encoding axonemal dynein light intermediate polypeptide 1, with the protein MIPPADSLLKYDTPVLVSRNTEKRSPKARPLKVSPQQPGPSGPVPQPPKAKLPSTSCIPDPTKQAEEILNAILPPREWVEDTQLWIQQVSSTPSTRMDVVHLQEQLDLKLQQRQARETGICPVRRELYSQCFDELIREVTINCAERGLLLLRVRDEIRMTIAAYQTLYESSVAFGMRKALQAEQGKSDMEKKIAELETEKRDLERQVNEQKAKCEATEKRETERRQVEEKKHNEEIQFLKRTNQQLKAQLEGIIAPKK; encoded by the exons ATGATTCCCCCTGCTGACTCTCTGCTCAAGTATGATACCCCGGTGTTGGTGAGCCGGAACACTGAGAAACGGAGCCCCAAA GCTCGGCCTCTGAAAGTCAGCCCCCAGCAGCCTGGACCCTCAGGTCCAGTCCCACAGCCGCCCAAGGCCAAGCTCCCCTCAACTTCCTGTATCCCAGATCCTACAAAGCAGGCAGAAGAAATCTTGAATGCCATCCTGCCcccaag GGAGTGGGTGGAGGACACGCAGCTATGGATCCAGCAGGTGTCCAGCACCCCCAGCACCAGGATGGACGTGGTGCACCTCCAGGAGCAGCTGGACCTGAAGCTGCAGCAGCGGCAAGCCAGGGAGACGGGCATCTGCCCTGTCCGTAGGGAGCTCTACTCACAGTGTTTTG ATGAGCTGATCCGGGAGGTGACCATCAACTGTGCAGAGAGGGGGCTGCTGCTACTGCGAGTCCGGGATGAGATTCGCATGACCATCGCTGCCTACCAGACCTTGTACGAGAGCAGCGTGGCGTTTGGCATGAGGAAGGCGCTGCAGGCTGAGCAGGGGAAGTCAGACATGGAGAAGAAA ATTGCAGAACTGGAAACGGAAAAGAGAGACTTGGAGAGGCAAGTGAACGAGCAAAAGGCAAAATGCGAGGCCACTGAGAAGCGGGAGACCGAGCGGCGACAGGTGGAGGAGAAGAAGCACAATGAggagattcagttcctgaagcggACAAATCAGCAGCTGAAG gcCCAACTGGAAGGCATTATTGCACCAAAGAAGTGA